A single Chanos chanos chromosome 8, fChaCha1.1, whole genome shotgun sequence DNA region contains:
- the LOC115818240 gene encoding poly(rC)-binding protein 3 isoform X2, which yields MEPIKVQSEGGLNVTLTIRLLMHGKEVGSIIGKKGETVKKMREESTARINISEGNCPERIVTITGPTDAIFKAFAMIAYKFEEDIVNSMSNSQATSKPPVTLRLVVPASQCGSLIGKGGSKIKEMRESTGAQVQVAGDMLPNSTERAVTISGAPDAIIQCVKQICVVMLESPPKGATIPYRPKPASAPVIFSGAPTYTIQGQYAIPHPDLTKLHQLAMQQTPFTSLGQTTPAFPGVDASSQASTHELTIPNDLIGCIIGRQGTKINEIRQMSGAQIKIANAMEGSSERQITITGTPANISLAQYLINARFRDVAAMWTDPSTMTTS from the exons ATGGAACCCATCAAAGTCCAATCTGAGGGCGGGCTTAATGTCACCCTGACCATCAGACTGCTGATGCACGGcaag gaGGTTGGGAGCATAATTGGCAAG aaaGGGGAAACGGTAAAGAAAATGCGTGAAGAG agCACTGCTCGCATTAACATCTCAGAGGGAAACTGTCCTGAGAGAATCGTCACCATCACTGGGCCAACTGACGCCATCTTCAAGGCTTTCGCCATGATCGCTTACAAGTTTGAAGAG GACATTGTCAACTCCATGAGTAATAGCCAGGCCACCAGCAAACCTCCAGTGACTCTGCGTCTGGTGGTCCCGGCCAGCCAGTGTGGCTCTCTGATCGGAAAGGGAGGTTCCAAGatcaaagagatgagagag TCTACAGGAGCCCAGGTGCAGGTGGCGGGGGACATGCTTCCCAACTCCACCGAGAGAGCCGTGACCATCTCGGGCGCCCCGGACGCCATCATTCAGTGTGTCAAACAGATCTGTGTGGTCATGCTGGag TCACCTCCCAAGGGTGCCACCATTCCGTACCGGCCCAAGCCCGCCTCGGCTCCCGTGATCTTCTCCGGCGCCCCG aCCTACACAATTCAGGGCCAGTATGCCATCCCACACCCAGAT TTGACCAAGCTCCACCAGTTGGCTATGCAGCAAACCCCCTTTACCTCCCTCGGACAGACCACCCCTGCTTTCCCTG gtgTGGATGCCAGTTCACAGGCCAGTACTCATGAGCTCACCATTCCAAATGAT tTAATAGGCTGTATCATCGGGCGCCAGGGAACCAAAATCAACGAAATCCGCCAGATGTCTGGGGCTCAGATTAAAATTGCTAACGCCATGGAAGGTTCGTCAGAACGTCAGATTACCATCACGGGCACCCCTGCCAACATAAGCCTGGCACAGTACCTCATCAATGCCAG GTTCCGAGATGTGGCAGCCATGTGGACTGACCCCTCCACCATGACGACCTCCTGA
- the LOC115818240 gene encoding poly(rC)-binding protein 3 isoform X1 has translation MEPIKVQSEGGLNVTLTIRLLMHGKEVGSIIGKKGETVKKMREESTARINISEGNCPERIVTITGPTDAIFKAFAMIAYKFEEDIVNSMSNSQATSKPPVTLRLVVPASQCGSLIGKGGSKIKEMRESTGAQVQVAGDMLPNSTERAVTISGAPDAIIQCVKQICVVMLESPPKGATIPYRPKPASAPVIFSGAPVRADPLAASSTANLSLLLQHPPLPTYTIQGQYAIPHPDLTKLHQLAMQQTPFTSLGQTTPAFPGVDASSQASTHELTIPNDLIGCIIGRQGTKINEIRQMSGAQIKIANAMEGSSERQITITGTPANISLAQYLINARFRDVAAMWTDPSTMTTS, from the exons ATGGAACCCATCAAAGTCCAATCTGAGGGCGGGCTTAATGTCACCCTGACCATCAGACTGCTGATGCACGGcaag gaGGTTGGGAGCATAATTGGCAAG aaaGGGGAAACGGTAAAGAAAATGCGTGAAGAG agCACTGCTCGCATTAACATCTCAGAGGGAAACTGTCCTGAGAGAATCGTCACCATCACTGGGCCAACTGACGCCATCTTCAAGGCTTTCGCCATGATCGCTTACAAGTTTGAAGAG GACATTGTCAACTCCATGAGTAATAGCCAGGCCACCAGCAAACCTCCAGTGACTCTGCGTCTGGTGGTCCCGGCCAGCCAGTGTGGCTCTCTGATCGGAAAGGGAGGTTCCAAGatcaaagagatgagagag TCTACAGGAGCCCAGGTGCAGGTGGCGGGGGACATGCTTCCCAACTCCACCGAGAGAGCCGTGACCATCTCGGGCGCCCCGGACGCCATCATTCAGTGTGTCAAACAGATCTGTGTGGTCATGCTGGag TCACCTCCCAAGGGTGCCACCATTCCGTACCGGCCCAAGCCCGCCTCGGCTCCCGTGATCTTCTCCGGCGCCCCGGTGCGGGCCGACCCTCTGGCCGCCTCCTCCACCGCCAACCTCAGTCTGCTGCTCCAGCATCCTCCTCTGCCC aCCTACACAATTCAGGGCCAGTATGCCATCCCACACCCAGAT TTGACCAAGCTCCACCAGTTGGCTATGCAGCAAACCCCCTTTACCTCCCTCGGACAGACCACCCCTGCTTTCCCTG gtgTGGATGCCAGTTCACAGGCCAGTACTCATGAGCTCACCATTCCAAATGAT tTAATAGGCTGTATCATCGGGCGCCAGGGAACCAAAATCAACGAAATCCGCCAGATGTCTGGGGCTCAGATTAAAATTGCTAACGCCATGGAAGGTTCGTCAGAACGTCAGATTACCATCACGGGCACCCCTGCCAACATAAGCCTGGCACAGTACCTCATCAATGCCAG GTTCCGAGATGTGGCAGCCATGTGGACTGACCCCTCCACCATGACGACCTCCTGA